The Arthrobacter burdickii genome window below encodes:
- a CDS encoding AraC family transcriptional regulator, with protein sequence MGSVIRSAGMRGFRDVVEQFGGDAQALTAQYRVPVEALDSDDVLVSDVAMAKLLEGAARVLPCPDLGLRISEYQDIGILGPLAVAVQNSPTVGAALECASQFLFLHSPVLRFTIVSDPEGRPGDVGLCYGSSEGTPPRQATDAILAFSHRMIRFLVDGPYALHSVHLSHTPKAPAARYAEFFGAEVRFDAPASLLRVPRSLLDRPLAGVDDTLREIALDYLHSHFPEPGRVVAPQVRNAIDRMLGTSPPRIDSAARLLGMHPRTLQRRLAAEGTAFEALLDDVRRDSAFRLLTRSDLPLQQVAGLVGLSEQSALTRCVRRWFGATPSAVRSGAGPSVPAGAADAGAYTGKHQRETGRTQVGRGSGGDHER encoded by the coding sequence ATGGGCTCCGTGATCCGATCCGCAGGCATGCGCGGCTTCCGCGACGTCGTCGAACAGTTCGGGGGCGACGCCCAAGCGCTCACGGCGCAGTACCGTGTGCCCGTCGAAGCCCTCGACAGCGACGACGTCCTGGTGTCCGACGTCGCCATGGCCAAGCTCCTCGAGGGTGCGGCGCGCGTCCTGCCCTGCCCGGACCTCGGCCTGCGCATCTCCGAGTACCAGGACATCGGGATCCTCGGCCCGCTCGCCGTCGCCGTGCAGAACTCGCCCACCGTCGGCGCTGCCCTGGAGTGCGCATCCCAGTTCCTCTTCCTCCACAGTCCGGTGCTGCGCTTCACGATCGTGTCCGACCCGGAAGGACGTCCCGGCGATGTCGGCCTCTGCTACGGGTCCTCCGAGGGCACGCCGCCGCGGCAGGCCACGGACGCCATCCTTGCCTTCTCGCATCGGATGATCCGCTTCCTGGTCGACGGACCCTACGCCCTCCATTCGGTGCACCTCTCGCACACGCCGAAAGCTCCTGCCGCCCGGTACGCCGAATTCTTCGGCGCCGAGGTGCGCTTCGATGCCCCCGCGTCCCTGCTGCGCGTGCCCCGCAGCCTCCTCGACCGTCCGCTCGCCGGGGTCGACGACACGCTGCGGGAGATCGCGCTCGACTACCTGCACAGCCACTTCCCGGAGCCGGGTCGGGTGGTCGCTCCGCAGGTCCGGAACGCCATCGACCGTATGCTCGGCACCTCGCCGCCCCGCATCGACTCCGCGGCCCGGCTGCTGGGGATGCACCCGCGGACGCTGCAGCGGCGGCTCGCCGCGGAGGGCACCGCGTTCGAGGCACTGCTCGACGACGTCCGCCGCGACTCCGCGTTCCGGTTGCTCACACGCAGTGACCTGCCCCTGCAGCAGGTCGCGGGACTGGTGGGCCTGTCCGAGCAGTCGGCCCTCACGCGGTGCGTGCGCCGGTGGTTCGGGGCGACGCCCAGCGCGGTCCGTTCCGGAGCCGGCCCGTCGGTCCCGGCCGGGGCGGCGGATGCCGGCGCCTACACTGGCAAGCACCAGCGGGAGACCGGAAGAACGCAGGTCGGAAGGGGGAGCGGTGGGGATCACGAGCGCTGA
- a CDS encoding LacI family DNA-binding transcriptional regulator, producing MGITSADVARESGVSRTTVSYVLTGRDGVHISEETRRRVRETAVRLGYAPSAAARALRTGRSDLVLCILPDWPVGPVIETLLDELADELSGRGLSVLVHHGRGQRSLTDLWRAVTPRAVIGFAPFAEEDLHAMRQAGIQVLGTRGEEHQPDPALPSETQLEIGALQVRHLAARGRRRLGYAWPADPRLEVFARDRLLGVRRACAALGLPDPVVLPVALDAPAAATSVRRWRGQGVDAVAAYNDDVALAVLAGLRAEGLSCPEDCGVVGVDDIPAARLAAPPLTTVSQSIELQARFLAALVLADLDGSAEKPGHPGHGLHLVERESA from the coding sequence GTGGGGATCACGAGCGCTGACGTGGCGCGCGAGAGCGGTGTCTCGAGGACCACCGTCAGCTACGTCCTGACCGGCCGTGACGGCGTCCATATCTCGGAGGAGACCCGGCGCCGCGTGCGGGAGACCGCGGTCCGCCTCGGCTACGCGCCCTCGGCTGCCGCCCGTGCCCTGCGCACCGGGCGCAGCGACCTCGTGCTGTGCATCCTTCCTGACTGGCCGGTGGGCCCGGTGATCGAGACCCTGCTGGATGAACTCGCCGACGAACTCTCGGGCCGGGGGCTGTCCGTGCTCGTTCACCACGGGCGGGGACAGCGCTCCCTGACCGACCTGTGGCGTGCCGTGACGCCCCGCGCCGTGATCGGCTTCGCGCCCTTCGCCGAGGAGGACCTTCACGCCATGCGGCAGGCGGGCATCCAGGTGCTCGGAACCCGCGGCGAGGAGCACCAACCCGACCCGGCCCTGCCGTCCGAGACCCAGCTGGAGATCGGCGCGCTGCAGGTCCGGCACCTCGCCGCACGGGGTCGGCGGCGTCTCGGCTACGCGTGGCCTGCCGATCCCCGGCTCGAGGTCTTCGCGCGCGACCGGCTCCTCGGTGTCCGGCGTGCCTGCGCAGCACTGGGCCTTCCGGACCCGGTGGTGCTGCCCGTCGCCCTCGATGCGCCGGCCGCCGCTACCTCGGTCCGCAGGTGGCGAGGGCAGGGGGTCGACGCCGTCGCGGCCTACAACGACGACGTGGCGCTCGCGGTCCTCGCGGGCCTCCGGGCAGAAGGGCTGTCCTGTCCCGAGGACTGCGGTGTGGTGGGTGTCGACGACATTCCGGCGGCGAGGCTTGCCGCGCCGCCGCTCACCACGGTGTCCCAGTCGATCGAACTGCAGGCCCGCTTCCTCGCGGCGCTCGTGCTGGCGGACCTCGACGGTTCGGCGGAGAAGCCCGGGCATCCAGGCCACGGGCTGCACCTGGTGGAGCGGGAGTCCGCCTGA
- a CDS encoding adenylyl cyclase: MTIPHPPRTGRTRLAAALGVTLLLAAGTGASAIAAPLDPAGTTPVAQKAPPTPAPTPDFGPNVTVFDPSMPVSEIQATVDAVNARQIDNEMGTEREALLFLPGTYGTDAQPLQFRVGYYTEVAGLGASPSDVTINGKIEVYNRCLDDNGTTNCIALNNFWRTLSNLTLKVNGAGQDGCRATANFWAVSQAVSLRRVNVTGGTLSLMDYCTAGPQFASGGYLADSRAGTIVNGSQQQWFTRNSEIGSWSNGVWNAVFSGTEGAPADGTFPDPPYTTLNQTPVSREKPYLVADPSGAYGVRVPAAQSNSRGISWGDGTTAGRTIPLSEFFVARPGDSVQAINTALARGKHLLLTPGVYDIAQTIAVKRADTVVLGLGHATLTAVDGATPLRVADVPGVVIAGVTIDGGTVNSPVLLQVGTRNGNNGAPHSDPQNPTTLSDVYFRIGGPHVGKADVSLEVNSDNVLIDHTWVWRADHGIAGSFGWDVSTGRNGVIVNGDNVTATGLFVEHYQEYNVIWNGENGRTVFFQNELPYDPPNQAAWQHDGVLGWAGYKVADDVKHHTLWGGGSYIFTNVDPTIHASHGFEVPETPGVVLNHVLTVNLGAGTIDHVVNDAGAPVSNANTGTPSYLVRYP, from the coding sequence ATGACAATCCCCCACCCTCCCAGGACCGGGCGCACACGCCTGGCAGCGGCGCTCGGAGTGACCCTGCTCCTGGCTGCCGGCACGGGAGCATCGGCCATCGCAGCACCCCTGGACCCCGCAGGCACGACGCCGGTCGCCCAGAAGGCGCCCCCGACCCCGGCTCCGACGCCGGACTTCGGGCCGAATGTGACCGTCTTCGACCCGAGCATGCCCGTGAGCGAGATCCAGGCGACGGTCGACGCCGTCAATGCGCGGCAGATCGACAACGAGATGGGCACCGAACGGGAGGCCCTCCTGTTCCTGCCCGGCACCTACGGCACCGACGCCCAGCCCCTGCAGTTCCGGGTGGGCTACTACACCGAGGTCGCCGGACTGGGTGCATCGCCTTCGGACGTCACCATCAACGGCAAGATCGAGGTCTACAACCGCTGCCTCGACGACAACGGCACGACCAACTGCATCGCGCTCAACAACTTCTGGCGGACGCTGTCCAACCTGACGCTGAAGGTCAACGGTGCGGGCCAGGACGGCTGCCGGGCCACGGCCAACTTCTGGGCAGTCTCCCAGGCTGTGTCCCTCCGACGCGTCAACGTCACGGGCGGCACCCTCTCGCTCATGGACTACTGCACCGCCGGGCCCCAGTTCGCGAGTGGCGGCTACCTGGCCGACTCGAGAGCCGGCACGATCGTCAACGGCTCCCAGCAGCAGTGGTTCACCCGCAACAGTGAGATCGGCAGCTGGTCCAACGGTGTCTGGAACGCCGTCTTCTCCGGCACGGAGGGCGCCCCCGCGGACGGCACGTTCCCCGACCCGCCGTACACGACACTCAACCAGACCCCGGTGAGCCGCGAGAAGCCATACCTGGTCGCGGATCCCTCGGGCGCCTACGGCGTCCGTGTGCCCGCCGCGCAATCGAACTCGCGCGGCATCTCCTGGGGCGACGGCACGACCGCGGGGCGCACCATCCCGCTGTCCGAGTTCTTCGTGGCACGCCCCGGTGACTCCGTGCAGGCCATCAACACCGCGCTCGCCCGCGGCAAGCACCTCCTCCTCACCCCCGGCGTCTACGACATCGCGCAGACCATCGCGGTCAAGCGGGCGGACACCGTGGTCCTCGGCCTGGGCCACGCGACCCTCACCGCCGTGGACGGCGCCACCCCGCTGCGCGTCGCGGACGTGCCCGGCGTCGTCATCGCCGGTGTGACGATCGACGGCGGCACCGTCAACTCGCCCGTCCTGCTGCAGGTGGGCACGAGGAACGGCAACAACGGCGCTCCGCACAGCGACCCGCAGAACCCGACGACGCTGAGCGACGTCTACTTCCGGATCGGCGGCCCCCACGTGGGCAAGGCCGACGTCAGCCTCGAGGTCAACAGCGACAACGTCCTGATCGACCACACCTGGGTATGGCGCGCCGACCACGGCATCGCGGGTTCCTTCGGCTGGGACGTCAGCACCGGGCGCAACGGTGTGATCGTGAACGGCGACAACGTCACCGCCACCGGCCTCTTTGTGGAGCACTACCAGGAGTACAACGTGATCTGGAACGGCGAGAACGGCCGCACGGTCTTCTTCCAGAACGAGCTCCCCTACGATCCGCCGAACCAGGCCGCCTGGCAGCACGACGGCGTCCTCGGCTGGGCCGGTTACAAGGTGGCCGACGACGTGAAGCACCACACCCTGTGGGGCGGCGGTTCGTACATCTTCACCAACGTGGACCCGACCATCCATGCCTCGCACGGCTTCGAGGTGCCGGAGACCCCGGGCGTCGTCCTCAACCACGTGCTGACCGTGAACCTCGGTGCGGGCACGATCGACCACGTGGTGAATGACGCCGGTGCTCCCGTGAGCAACGCGAACACGGGGACGCCGAGCTACCTGGTGCGCTACCCGTAA
- a CDS encoding DUF6457 domain-containing protein, translated as MATPDDEERTLSEWSRTLAQALQILDLEVDHPRIVELAERSSSLVSPHAGAISAFLVGYAAGTVTTDGREETSAAVEKAANTVTTIIAKDEETQHEKGWTGSAQ; from the coding sequence ATGGCAACGCCCGACGACGAAGAGCGCACCCTCAGCGAGTGGAGCCGCACCCTGGCCCAGGCCCTGCAGATCCTCGACCTCGAAGTGGACCACCCGAGGATCGTCGAGCTGGCGGAGCGATCCTCCTCCCTCGTGTCCCCGCACGCCGGGGCGATCAGCGCCTTCCTGGTCGGCTACGCCGCGGGCACCGTGACGACCGATGGCCGGGAGGAGACGAGTGCCGCCGTCGAGAAGGCCGCGAACACCGTGACGACCATCATCGCGAAGGACGAGGAGACGCAGCACGAGAAGGGCTGGACGGGGTCGGCGCAGTAG
- a CDS encoding MFS transporter — protein sequence MNRRQDDQPDQQQDQQRGREHDPRDQQRRVIRVLVVAQILGGVGAGATLSLGALLAAETSGSSAWSGMAATMSTLGAAAAAVPLASLAQRKGRRTGLATGAVVAGCGALLAITAASLSLFPLLLVALVLLGAGSATSLQARFAATDLADDATRGRSLAVVVWSTTIGAVLGPNLFEPGQVLAGVLGIPPLSGGFVFSAAAQAAAAAVYSLGLRPDPLLTALQREAADRPAGSRPERRRGLAILARNPAARFAVVSIAVGHAAMVSVMSMTPVHLHDHGAGLTIVGLTISLHVAGMYALSPVFGWIADRFGKTQGILCGQLLLLAALLTAWRGAGSEEWVTASLILLGLGWSACVVSASALLAGAVDVAERAPVQGSSDLVMNLAGALGGALAGPSLVLLGYSGLSLGAAVPVAVVLVWTLTRLAGVRTRTAAAA from the coding sequence ATGAATCGGCGGCAGGACGATCAGCCGGACCAGCAGCAGGACCAGCAGCGGGGCCGGGAGCACGACCCGCGGGACCAGCAGCGCCGGGTCATCCGCGTCCTCGTCGTCGCCCAGATCCTGGGCGGCGTCGGAGCCGGGGCGACCCTGTCCCTCGGGGCGCTGCTCGCCGCCGAGACGTCGGGCTCGAGCGCCTGGTCCGGCATGGCCGCGACCATGTCCACGCTCGGTGCCGCCGCGGCCGCCGTTCCGCTCGCGTCCCTCGCCCAGCGCAAGGGGCGCCGCACAGGTCTCGCAACCGGCGCCGTCGTCGCCGGCTGCGGTGCGCTGCTCGCCATCACGGCAGCCTCGCTCTCGCTGTTCCCGCTCCTGCTGGTGGCACTGGTTCTTCTCGGCGCCGGGTCGGCGACAAGCCTGCAGGCACGGTTCGCCGCCACGGACCTCGCCGACGACGCCACGCGCGGGCGCAGCCTCGCGGTCGTGGTCTGGTCCACCACCATCGGCGCGGTTCTCGGCCCCAACCTCTTCGAACCCGGCCAGGTCCTGGCGGGGGTGCTCGGCATCCCCCCACTCAGCGGAGGCTTCGTGTTCTCCGCGGCGGCGCAGGCCGCCGCTGCGGCGGTCTACTCGCTGGGGCTGCGCCCCGACCCCCTCCTGACCGCCCTGCAGCGCGAGGCAGCGGACCGCCCGGCGGGGAGCCGGCCGGAGAGGCGGCGCGGACTGGCCATCCTCGCCCGCAATCCTGCTGCGCGTTTCGCTGTCGTCAGCATCGCGGTGGGCCATGCCGCCATGGTGTCCGTCATGTCCATGACCCCGGTGCACCTGCACGACCACGGGGCGGGACTGACGATCGTGGGACTGACCATCAGCCTGCATGTGGCAGGGATGTACGCGCTCTCACCCGTCTTCGGCTGGATCGCGGACCGCTTCGGGAAGACGCAGGGCATCCTGTGCGGGCAGCTACTCCTGCTCGCGGCACTCCTGACCGCCTGGCGGGGCGCCGGGTCGGAGGAGTGGGTGACGGCGAGCCTGATCCTGCTCGGACTCGGCTGGTCCGCGTGCGTCGTCTCGGCGTCGGCCCTGCTGGCCGGCGCCGTCGACGTCGCCGAGCGCGCGCCGGTCCAGGGCTCGTCGGACCTCGTCATGAACCTGGCAGGCGCCCTGGGAGGGGCCCTCGCGGGCCCGTCCCTGGTGCTGCTGGGCTACTCCGGGCTGAGCCTGGGCGCTGCCGTGCCCGTCGCCGTCGTGCTGGTGTGGACGCTCACACGGCTGGCGGGAGTGCGGACCCGGACCGCTGCAGCGGCCTGA
- a CDS encoding FdhF/YdeP family oxidoreductase, with the protein MTRKEPRVEEVDEKDLKVEKRPKEWAAGLPGVYYSMKPALEHMGVERTLKTVLKMNHKDGFDCPSCAWPDPHKRKTFEFCENGAKAVTWEAAPVVISSDFWAENSISDLRSHSDYWLGMQGRIVEPVYKPAGEDHYRPVSWDEAFEIVGNKLKSLDSPDEAAFYTSGRTSNEAAFLYQLFARGFGTNNLPDCSNMCHESSGWAMGQTIGIGKATVTFDDYQNADLIMVMGQNPGTNHPRMLTELEACKRNGGQIVAVNPLPEASLKRYKNPQLVRGVIGKGTEIADQFLQIRLGGDMALLQAVSKRVFEAEAKNPGTVLDHAFLEEHCEGLDELREYLLKLDDATVLEATGLRMEEIDELAARYLAADKVIITWAMGITQQKKGVATIKEMINLLLLRGNIGKPGAGASPIRGHSNVQGDRTMGIWEQMPPTFMDALGKEFGFEPPREHGADAVESIKRMRDGEVKVLVALGGNLVAAISDTQVAEKAFENTDMTVQISIKLNRSHLVTGKEALILPCKGRTEIDRQETGVQFVSVEDTVCAVHPSWGSVEPVSENLLSEPAIISRLARASIDGKIDADWEGFEKDYDLIREHISHVVEGCEDYNRKIRQEGGFILANGPRDSRTFNTPTGKAVLTVNDLEYLERPEGTLILQSLRAHDQWNTTIYSNNDRYRGIKKGRHVVFINPEDIAELGLKDGQNVDIHGVYDDGVQRVLRAYRVVSYPTARGCAASYYPEANVLVPLDEVAQGSNTPTSKQIIVRFEPSTHTPPSEYDAAATAQEPDAEADGFPVAADATPVKNAEAANA; encoded by the coding sequence GAAGGAGTGGGCGGCCGGCCTTCCCGGCGTGTACTACTCCATGAAGCCGGCCCTCGAGCACATGGGGGTGGAGCGCACGCTGAAGACCGTCCTCAAGATGAACCACAAGGACGGCTTCGACTGCCCCAGCTGCGCGTGGCCGGACCCCCACAAGCGCAAGACGTTCGAGTTCTGCGAGAACGGCGCCAAGGCCGTGACCTGGGAAGCCGCTCCTGTGGTCATCTCCTCCGACTTCTGGGCCGAGAACTCGATCAGTGACCTGCGCTCCCACTCCGACTACTGGCTGGGCATGCAGGGGCGCATCGTGGAGCCCGTGTACAAGCCTGCCGGCGAGGACCACTACCGGCCCGTCAGTTGGGACGAGGCCTTCGAGATCGTCGGGAACAAGCTCAAGAGCCTCGACTCGCCGGACGAGGCCGCCTTCTACACCAGCGGCCGCACGTCGAACGAGGCAGCGTTCCTCTACCAGTTGTTCGCGCGCGGCTTCGGCACCAACAACCTGCCCGACTGCTCCAACATGTGCCACGAGTCCTCCGGCTGGGCCATGGGCCAGACCATCGGCATCGGCAAGGCAACCGTCACGTTCGACGACTACCAGAACGCCGACCTCATCATGGTCATGGGCCAGAATCCCGGGACCAACCACCCGCGCATGCTGACCGAACTCGAGGCCTGCAAGCGCAACGGCGGGCAGATCGTCGCGGTCAACCCCCTTCCCGAGGCCTCCCTCAAGCGCTACAAGAACCCGCAGCTGGTCCGGGGCGTCATCGGCAAGGGCACCGAGATCGCGGACCAGTTCCTCCAGATCCGGCTGGGCGGGGACATGGCGCTCCTGCAGGCGGTGTCCAAGCGCGTCTTCGAGGCCGAGGCGAAGAACCCCGGCACAGTGCTCGACCACGCCTTCCTCGAAGAGCACTGCGAGGGCCTGGACGAGCTGCGCGAGTACCTGCTGAAGCTCGATGACGCCACGGTGCTCGAAGCCACGGGCCTGCGCATGGAGGAGATCGACGAACTCGCCGCCCGCTACCTCGCCGCCGACAAGGTCATCATCACCTGGGCGATGGGCATCACCCAGCAGAAGAAGGGCGTCGCGACGATCAAGGAGATGATCAACCTCCTGCTCCTGCGCGGCAACATCGGCAAGCCGGGCGCCGGCGCCTCCCCCATCCGCGGCCACAGCAACGTCCAGGGTGACCGGACCATGGGCATCTGGGAGCAGATGCCGCCCACGTTCATGGACGCCCTCGGCAAGGAGTTCGGCTTCGAACCCCCGCGCGAGCACGGTGCGGACGCCGTCGAGAGCATCAAGCGCATGCGCGACGGGGAGGTCAAGGTCCTCGTCGCCCTCGGCGGCAACCTGGTCGCGGCCATCTCGGACACGCAGGTGGCCGAGAAGGCGTTCGAGAACACGGACATGACGGTGCAGATCTCGATCAAGCTCAACCGCTCGCACCTCGTGACGGGCAAGGAGGCCCTGATCCTGCCGTGCAAGGGCCGCACCGAGATCGACCGCCAGGAGACCGGCGTCCAGTTCGTCTCGGTCGAGGACACCGTGTGCGCGGTGCACCCCTCCTGGGGCAGCGTCGAGCCCGTCTCCGAGAACCTGCTCTCCGAACCGGCGATCATCAGCCGCCTCGCCCGTGCCTCGATCGACGGGAAGATCGATGCGGACTGGGAGGGCTTCGAGAAGGACTACGACCTCATCCGCGAACACATCTCGCACGTGGTCGAGGGCTGCGAGGATTACAACCGGAAGATCCGGCAGGAGGGCGGCTTCATCCTGGCGAACGGGCCGCGCGATTCGCGTACCTTCAACACGCCGACGGGCAAGGCCGTCCTCACCGTGAACGACCTCGAGTACCTCGAGCGACCCGAGGGCACCCTGATCCTGCAGTCGCTGCGCGCCCACGACCAGTGGAACACCACCATCTACAGCAACAACGACCGCTACCGGGGCATCAAGAAGGGCCGGCACGTGGTGTTCATCAACCCGGAGGACATCGCCGAACTGGGCCTGAAGGACGGCCAGAACGTCGACATCCACGGCGTGTACGACGACGGCGTGCAGCGCGTCCTCCGCGCCTACCGCGTCGTCTCGTACCCGACGGCGCGGGGGTGTGCCGCCTCGTACTATCCCGAAGCCAACGTGCTGGTGCCCCTCGACGAGGTGGCGCAGGGCAGCAACACGCCGACGTCGAAGCAGATCATCGTGCGCTTCGAGCCGAGCACCCACACCCCGCCCTCCGAATACGACGCCGCAGCGACCGCACAGGAGCCCGACGCCGAGGCGGACGGCTTCCCCGTCGCCGCCGACGCGACACCGGTGAAGAACGCGGAGGCCGCCAACGCCTAA